In Oryzias latipes chromosome 10, ASM223467v1, the genomic window GTGTTACTGCTTTTCAGGTGCGGCTTGAGTGGCCCACAGACTTAGCCGTGAATCCTATGGACAACTCCCTATACGTCCTGGAGAACAATGTCATCCTACGCATCACTGAAAACCACCAGGTCTGTATCACATTGCTGGATTACCACCGCAAACCCCTAAGGGTGGATGTTCACCATGGACTTTTGACAGGATTTCAACCCAATTAGGCTTTCATGAGCCAATTTAGAAGTAAAAGTTCCATTTCAAAGACTTTTCCAAGTTTTACAGTGGGAATAAAGTAACTGATTAATTAGTCCTGCGAATACTCAAGTTGCCAGACTCCAACTTCATTATGTAAAGTTTTATCTGTTGTTTGAGTAGTAAACCATTTCTAAACTCCTTGGCCGTTTCTTCATCCCTGATGTATAATTATGTGTTGTGTCCCAAAGGTGAGCATTATTGCAGGCCGGCCCATGCATTGTCAAGTGCCAGGCATCGACTATAGCCTCAGTAAGCTTGCCATTCATGCAGCCCTGGAGAGTGCCACAGCCATTGCTTTGTCCAACACTGGCATACTCTACATCGCAGagacagatgagaaaaaaatcaacagagtTAGACAGGTAAGTTCTGGAGAAATGTTGAACACATCTATGCTGGGGgcagtttttaaacatttttcagccaaaactggtttgttttctgtgttttttcacagGTGAGCACCAACGGGGAGATCTCCCTCTTGGCTGGCGTGGCTTCTGACTGTGATTGCAAGAACGACGTCAACTGTAACTGCTTCTACGGCGACGATGGATACGCTCCTGACGCCGGTTTGAACTCACCCACCTCCTTGGCTGTTTCCCCCGACGGGACTCTCTTCATTGCCGATCTCAACAACATTCGAATCCGAGCTGTGCGTGCAAACCGCCCCGGCCCTGCCGTTTCAAGCGTGGGATTTGCGGGGTCTGCCCAATATGAGGTTGCATCACCAAGGGAGCAAGAGTTGTATGTCTTTAATGGGGAGGGGCTTCACATCCAAACAGTGAGCCTGGTGACTGGGGAGCCACTTTTTAACTTCACATATGGTCCTGATGGCGAGCTGGCCATGCTGGTGGATAATTGTAACAATACAGTGAAGGTGAGGAGGGACGGTCTTGGTCAAGGAGGTGGAGCTGGACTTCTCAGGCTGGTGCTACTGCCCGAGAATCAAGTGGTGACTCTTGGACTTGACCCTAGTGGAGGGCTGCGTAGTGTCTCAGCCATGGGCCAGGAGGTGGCTCTGATGGGTTACAGTGGGAACACGGGCCTCCTGGCCACCAAAGCTGATGAGACTGGGTGGACCACATTTTATCAGTAAGTATGAAGTACAgaaattgttataaaatatgtaAACTTAACCACTACTGTAAGAACTGTCTTgagcagaaaaaatgtgttgcaTGCTCTGTTTGAAGCATTAATCAAGTCTCTTTATACTTGAACTGGTGTACTGCTGCCCCCCAGTGGCATTTAAATACTCACAATAACTATCTAGTACCTTTTGAAGTTCCTCTCCTCCAGGTTTATGTTGTCGTCCATCTTCCAGGTATGACAGCGAGGGCCGTCTGACCAACATGACATACCCGACCGGCATGGTGACAAGTCTCCATCGTGAGATCGAACGCTCTATAAACATCGACATTGAGAGTTCAAGTAGGGATGACGATGTGACCGTCGTCACAAACCTGTCCTCCGTCGAAGCCTCATACACAGTGGTGCAAGGTAAGAGCGCACTCAGCATCCACAGGGCAAAAAGTGGAAAGTGATCCGCTCATGAATTTTTTAAGTACCTGTAAAATGGCAGAGTGTTGGAGGGGGGTGAACGCTAAGGTCTTTTCATCAGCAAAGAGCAGCAGGAAACTACAATTTAATATCATACGAATTATGTCATCTCAGAATGTAAAGGTGGGTCTGTTTATAATGCATCAATATAAAAGTGCTTACACAAAGATTCCTTTCAGAGTTACTGTTATCTGCAAGATTAATTTCCATTTCTACCTCGGCTCAGGTATTTCTCAGTCCACCTAATGGAATAAGATTGTCGACATATAGCTGCTAATCCCAGCAGGGATCATCCAGCTTTTGCATGTCATCTcagcaaaatgtattaattcatGTTGAGTGAATCCTTCTTATCCCCCAAGCTTTCTCTATACACACACTCGCACAAATTCAGATTTTAACCAGTTCCCATGATCCATTTGCTTATTTGTTCTActtagaaaagagaaaaaaattaacaagatGGTTTCTTTTCCTGTGACCACTGCGAGCAGAGTAGCACCAGTATGTACACACACCAATGTTTAACAGTTTTGAGGCATGCTAGAAAGTTGTAGATTTATCTGGCGATCCAGCTGCGCTGCAGTATTAGAAGAGTTGTTCATGGAGCTCCAAGTCATTTAAGGTTTCCTCTGCACTGTGTGGGTTTCAGCTCAGCTCTCTGCTGACATACTCACTTAACCATCTTCCTCTCTTTCCGCTCTTCCTCGCTCCCTTCATTAACTCCTGTGCAGTGAATTCTCTGTGGCCCTCAGGCTCTCATTTCACCCTCTCTCTGTCTTTCCCTCAACCTCGCCTCTGTTTTATTATGAGGCCGTTCAGACAGAGTGAGCTAAGAAGATTTATCTAAAGGCTGTTGCTGCagaatcaatgaaaaaaatctcCCCGTGTCTGGTTGAAgcattgttaaaaatgtgtgtggagATTTATTACAAATTTGCCTTATGAACTATTGTCCTTTatggaaacctttcaaaataaaataaaacatctcatCCGTGCACCTTATGTAATGAAATGCTCCTTCTTTGTCTGGGGGCATCTCACCTCCAAAcagttttatctttttctttgtaatcAAGACACTGTTTTCAGACATCAGAGGGAAATTAGCCTCACTGTTTAAGCATCCGCTTATCAGTTTCCATTCTCGTGGGAGTCGCATTAAATTTCAGAGATAAAGAGATCGACGTCTGCTGAGCCTGGCTATTGTTGTCCTGaatgtttttgatttcatttgaaatAATCAGAAGTCAAATCTGATGCATGGATTGGATCTCAGCCTTTTACTGACATGAGCTTAAAATGTCTCAGATCTTTAATTTTAGCATGATGCCACAATGGAGTGGCTGTTTAGTCTTATCTTCTGACTGGTTTTTGCTTTAATATGAGTTCATGTTTACATAAAAACCAGAAGAAATCCCCAATTTTGTCCCTTATTTTTATCTACAGCCTTTCAGGTTCAGATTTTCATCTAGCGATCTAAAATTGTGAAAAGCTGAGCTCAAATGACAGCAGTAAAGGACATCAGAATATTGCTGATGTTCTCTTACAACTTTTCTGTGCATAACAAAGTCTttggcataaaaataaaaaaacatgcataatGTTTGTGAAGCATGTTGTTCTTAGAGATGGAATTAGAATTTTACATAAGGACTCTTCATTCTTTAAGTTAACTAAAACCATGATTGatataaaacataattttacgtcctgttttgaatgttggactGATTTGCCTTTTCTCTTGTGTTCTGTTGTCTTACACTTTTCACCCCTACAGACCAAGTGAGGAACAGCTACCAGCTCTGCAACAACGGTACCCTCAGAGTGATGTACGCTAACGGGATGGGAATCAGTTTCCACACAGAACCTCACATCCTTGCAGGCTCTGTTAGTCCTACGATTGGCAGAAGAAACATCACACTGCCCACAGATAATGGCCTGAACTCGATTGAGTGGCGTTTGCGCAAAGAGCAGACCAAGGGCAAGATCACAGTATTCGGACGGAAGCTCAGGGTAATTCATCTTTTTAGAAACGTCAAAATGGGATTCGCAACATCTAtagtttttcctttaatatgttttgatgcctttttttcttgtatttaggCCCACGGACGAAATCTTCTATCCATTGATTTTGATCGCAACACGCGTACAGAGAAGATTTACGATGATCACCGCAAGTTTACTTTGCGCATCATGTATGACGTTCAGGGCCGACCAGCGATGTGGTTGCCTAGCAGCAGCCTGGCTGTTGTCAATGTTTCCTATTCAAGCACAGGACAGCTTGTTGGGTTGCAAAGAGGAAGCATGAGTGAGAGGACAGAGTTCGACTCCCAGGGTCGTATTCTGTCTCGTTCTTTTGTGGATGGGAAGGTGTGGAGCTACAGCTACCTTGACAAAGTAAGTCCATAAGTATTCAAAATTGTCTTCCAACAGTTGAATTGTTCCAAGAAAAAGCCGTTGCAAAGAGTAATTGGGATATTATtgccaagagaaaaaaaatacatcagttTTATGGTTATGAAGGCACGGATTTGTCAAGCAAGAGCAAATTACTCCAGGTGCTATTTTACAGGAGGCAAGCCATCCATTGATAATGCTGCTATACTAATCCATATTTAAATTCTGTCTCTGTCTTACAGTCCATGGTGCTTCTGCTGCAGAGCCAAAGACAGTACGTctttgagtttgacacctcGGGTCGGGTCACTGCTGTCACAATGCCCAGCGTCGCCCGCCACACCATGTTCACACACGTGTCCGTCGGGTACATTCGCAACACATACAACCCTCCGGAGAGCAACGCCTCCATCATCCACGATTTCAGCGAGGACGGCAGACCTCAGGCAACGCAGTACCTGGGCACCGGCCGCCGTGTCCTCTACAAGTACGGCAAGCTTGCAAAGCTGTCAGAGATTGTCTACGACAGCACTGCTGTCACTTTTGGATATGACGAGACCGCTGGAGTGCTGAAGATggtcaacctccagagcggaggCTTCTCTTGCACAATCCGCTATCGCAAAATGGGCCCACTAATCGACAAGCAGATCTATCGATTCAGTGAGGAGGGGATGGTGAACGCTAGGTTTGACTACACCTACCACGACAACAGTTTCCGTATTGCCAGTATGAAGCCCGTCATCAGTGAGACGCCACTTCCTGTTGACCTCTACAGATATGATGAGATATCTGGAAAGGTGCACAGCTTTTTTCCTGGCTTATGCTCCCTTTTAGCCTAATAACATAACTATTGCACACTGTAGACGAAAacctctttcattttattttgggcTCACCTCTTCTCTGAACCCTTTCCCTCTGTGTTGCAGGTGGAGCACTTTGGAAAATTTGGGGTCATTTACTATGACATCAATCAAATTATTACCACAGCTGTTATGACACTGAGTAAGCATTTTGACACCCATGGCCGCATCAAGGAGGTCCAATACGAAATCTTCCGCTCCCTCATGTACTGGATGACGGTGCAGTATGACAGTATGGGGCGGGTGGTGAAAAGAGAGCTGAAGATCGGGCCCTATGCCAACACCACTCAATACCGTTATGATTATGATGGAGACGGACAGCTCACCGGTGTCAAGGTACATTTTCTGCATGGAGAGACTGGTGTTTTAAACTTCAGGCAATAATTCTGACATTGGTGTTGTCAGACTgcagatttatgttttttttattgaaagaaatGGTGGAAAAATATGTCAAAGCCTTATGAATAATTGCACAACACCaatataaattttaatttaagaaaCTAACAGAGGCATTGATGGTTTTCTACAaccacaagaaaaagaaaaaaaaagaaaaaaggaagaaaacagtCCAATTTGCCACCAAACATTTTCAGTATGTGTTTATCTagattaaaaatcaaataagcCTGCAGGTACAGTAATGTAAAAACAGTGAGAAAAGAGATTTTTGACACTCATTCAGTCAGTGGAGGGCTGTAGCATAGTCTGAAGGGCAGAAAATTCCAGCTTTAGCTTCCTCCTAAATGTCTTAAGGCTCTAAGGACCATTTGGGAGCTGAGGCATCAAAAGATTTGCATTTGAGAAGCTGTTTTAACGCCAGCCTCTGAGTGACAGACAGCAGGTGTCGAGATTTGAGATTAAAAAATGGCCGTATTTCCTGGTCTGTGTCAgcaaaaagttttgtttgaaaCAAGCTGAGTGTGTAGGGCAACTTATTTACTGTAACTCAATGTGTTGGGTCATTGGAGTAGCTTATCtataagaaaacaaatgtgtggaAACAATTTTTCCGTTGTGTCttgacctttttgttttgtgatttggGAAATCTGttattctttttactttttctagtCAAAAACGGTTGATAGGTCATAAGAAGTTATTGATTTAGTTTTCTCTAGTTtgtaggaaaaaataaatgattatttaACAATTACAAATGTTGTTATGGCAGGTGAATGACTGGTCTACCTGGCGCTATAGCTACGACCTCAACGGTAACCTGCACCTTTTGAATCCTGGCAACAGCGCTCGGATTTTGCCCCTCCGCTATGACCTCAGAGACCGCATTACCCGCCTAGGGGATGTCCAGTACCGTGTGGACGAAGACGGCTTCCTCAGCCAACGGGGTTCCGACGTTTTTGACTATAACTCCAAGGGTCAGCTCATGCGGGCCTACAATAGAGGGTCGGGAGGCTGGAGCGTTGTGTATCACTATGATGGGCTGGGACGAAGGGTATCCACAAGGAACAGCCTGGGCCAACACCTTCAGTTCTTCTATGCTGACCTCAACCATCCAGCCAGAGTGACACACATCTTCAATCACTCCAGCTCTGACATCTCATCACTCTACTATGACTTGCAGGTATACATACAcaagtttgacaaaaaaaagtgcaatattTATTGATCCCCTGTTTTATATTTGCATATATCAGCAAATATTGATTAAGCTTGTCTGGATAGTTTTATGCAAATGATGGCGAAATAGGCTGATATGCAGataaaaagaatttcaaaaaatatCAACGGAAATAAGTCATGAGATTAAATgagaatttaatttttaacaatttGATTGTTAGGGTCATTTGTTTGCGATGGAAGTGAGCAGTGGAGAGGAGTATTACATTGCATCGGACAACACCGGCACACCGCTAGCAGTCTTTAGCAGCAACGGGCAGATGATCAAACAGGTAACACACACAGTTCCTGTGAGTTTCTCACAGAGTTTAATCATTTCAACAGTTTGACTGAAGAAAGATGTGCTTTTCCTGTGAtttaagggtttaaaaaaaacgttgatTTGTTTCTGCTAGAGAAAATGTAACTTTGTCTGCAATTTTgcccttttcttaaaaaaaaggtatctaaaaagatttaaagtaataaaatatttaaaacgtGGATTTAAAAGTCACATGAAAAATATGTGTAGTGGGATAttataacttttgtttttaaaggctATAAATTTTTTCTCTTACGGAAAACTGGAACACTACAACTAATTTTTGAGATGGTGGGTGGTGTTATAGGAGTTACCCATTCCTCTTTTAGATGAAGCAGTTAGGCTAAACAGCCGTTCAAAAGAACTCTTTTTATAGTAATTTCACATAAAACGTAACTTGCGGTTACAATGTGGTGCCTAACAAGTAAAGATTTTTAGTAtctgcaaacaaaatgtttgtgtttgtaaaaaaaaaaaacgtgctttataatatgtatttttgtctttttaaatatttgtacttgtaaaaatgttaagcatgtctgacaaatatttttacagCTGTGAAAAAGTTTTTGCTCCCCTCAAAATAGTATCAGAAATATTTGTTTCAGGTCCTTATGACAGCATTTACATATGCACAAGTGTTTGTTTTAATACAAACCTAGCAACACATACTTCAGTTCTGAGTTTCGACAGGAACAAggtctgaaagaaaaagaaaaaaactatcagAAACTGTCGCCTCTCAGCAGCCAATCAGTTTGCCGTCTCCtccaaaataccttaaattcgtctttcctttttttttctatttaaaaatacGTCTAAAATTAGAAAATATCAGGGGCAAAAGGTGTCCTTTAACCAAGGACATTTgcaaaagttcaaaattattctacatttgcattttttgtcaTACAAATGGACACTTTTGTTTGCAAATGCTAACGTATACGCGAACAGCTCCAAAAATATGAAGAGTAAAATACATTCAAGTGGTGAGAGACAGTTCCTTTGTTCACtggcatgtttttatttaattttttatttcactctttTCACTAAACATTTGTAACGTCTGATATTTGATTGAGAAAGTAAATGTGATGAAATGTTAACATGGTGTTCTTGGTTCTGATTTAGCTTTTGgttttattaatatttcttCTGCACttgtaatgaaaaaaattaggttGGATATGAACCTGCAGGTGCGAAGTGTTTGGTAATATTATATATTTGTGCACTAGGGTAATACAGGAGTTTACGACCCTCAGTGCAGTATACTGAATGATTCCTTGTGGTGCTTTTGAGTTCCTTACATTGACGAGGCATGACTATTATTCTAAAAGCTTTTCCAGCATTAAAAATTTAGCTATTATAGCTGTCacacaataacaataaaagttttgaaaaacgACTTTCAAAACCCCCAAGGACACCACAcgcacacaaaacaataaaaatatacaaaattaGAAGAACATCCAAGATGTAGAAAGAAATAGATGGAAAAATCCCATTTTATCCCATcttaagctattgattttcaatgaataattagaaaagaaaatctgtgtgCTTCCTGAGAAACAATTTCTTGACTGGATCTTCAATAAAAATGGATCATCAGGATATTAGAAATACTACTGCTACTTTcttaattttcataaaaatacacaatttgacctttttttttgccccttgcAGGTTCAGTACACAGCTTACGGTGAGGTATACCTTGACTCTAATCCAGAGTTCCAGCTGGTTGTGGGTTTCCATGGCGGTCTGTACGACGCCCTGACGAAGCTGGTCCACTTCACCCAACGGGACTATGACGTCCTGGCTGGACGGTGGACCTCACCTGACTACAGCATGTGGTCCAAAATAGGAAAAGACCCGTCTCCGTTTAATCTCTATATGTTCAAGAACAACAATCCACTCAGCGATATGCTGGATGTCAAAAACTACGTCACAGGTAAAGTGTTTGGTGAATAAGACAGAATTTTGCTGCGCTCATATTTTGACATTGTAtctataaatacatttaaagctGTCAGTTTCTTATTAGCTTTTAATTTTAGTTCAgtacacacacacttgcacgaGCTCACTTACATCCTGGCACTGTACTTCTAGCATTCAGAGAAACGGTAAAACGTGATTAAAATTGATTGGTAAAATCAATCGTTCTCGCTGTTGTGTTTAGTTTCATCATTCATCAAACTGTGTTCCTTCTtgtctgctgctgcagatgTGAAGAGCTGGCTGGTGATGTTTGGATTTCAGCTCAGTAACATAATCCCAGGGTTCCCTCGCCATTCCCTGTACTTTGTAGAGCCACCATATGAGCTGCAGGCCACCCAGCACTGCGAAAATGGACAGGTACAGCTTACGGTGCAGGAAATGTGAGCTTGCTGGCCTCTCTGTGAGTTCTTCtatggtaacgctttctttcacattttcttgTGTAGCTCATCACCGGTGTCCAGCAGGCTGCAGAGCGCCacaatcaggccttcatggctCTTGAGGGTCGTCTGCTCAATAAGGAGCGCCGCAGACGCAAAGACAAGCCCGGCCACTGGTTTGGCATTAGCACTCCGATAATAGGGCGAGGAGTAATGCTGGCGCTGAAGGAGGGTCGAGTGGTGGCTGGTGTGTCAGCACTGGCCAGCGATGACAGCCGCAAAGTGGCTCTCATACTCAACGGTGCTCAGTACCTCGAAGGCACTCATTACACACAGGACGGAAGGGACTGTCACTACTTTGTGAAAGTGGGCTCCGCTGACAGCGACCTGCTGGCTCTGGGGCTCACAAACGGCCGTAAGACGCTAGAAAGTGGCGTCAATGTGACAGTGAGCGGCCGGTCGAGGAGAGGCGTGACGGTGGAGTTTGCAGTTCCGTCGTTGGTTCTTAATGTTCGATACGGGCTCGCAGTGGACGTGGTGGATGAAGAAAAGGTAAGACTGTTGGAGCTGGCCAGGCAGAGGGCCCTGGCAGGGGCCTGGGCCAAGGAGCAGCAGCGAGTGAGGGACGGCAAAGGAGGCAGCCGCCTTTGGACGGAAGGAGAGAGGCAGCAGCTCCTGACAACAGGCCGAGTGCAGGGCTACGACGGCTACTACGTGCTCCCCGTGGAGCAGTACCCAGAACTGGctgacagcagcaacaacaTCCAGTTTCTCAGACAGAATGAGATGGGAAAGAGGTAACAGCCCACCTGAACTCCTTCCTGTGCCCCCCACCCCTTTACAGTGTCTCAGTTCTGTCCCTTTTTCCTGCCCTGCCTTCTTAACTGCACTCCTGTCAAAacctttggaggaaaaaaacccaacaagtgGGGTTATTCGCAGACCGTTGCAGGGATTTCTGAAAAGAATGACTTATCAGAACAAAACATTGTTGATTAtactggcaaaaaataaaccgGAATTTAGTCAAACCTTTCCTTCTTTTATAAAAAACTTTGAACAACTGGAAAAGCACTGGAGAACTTTGAGAACTGTTGCTTAGTGAATAAGAAGAGTCCCCTTTTTACAAAAGATAGTGATATTTTCACCCATATTTTCTGGGTCACACTGACAACGGTCAGGATTAGCAGCTGATCCCTGGAGGGCGTTGCTTCTGCGATCAAGGCTTTTCTGTCTCACATTCATATATAGAACGAAGGCAAAGGGACCAAAACAGAGAACCGGGCCGCTTCAGAGAGGCAGCCATTGACAGGACACTTGAGAGGCGGACGTCACACACAGAGATACAAGGCAAAAGCGAGTCGTTTCCCTGTCTCAGGCCTCCCATTGACCACCACGGATCAGTCCATGCTGTTGGCGCAGCACACATCCAACCGAGTGAAACACAGGAAAACGGCATCCCTGGAAATCTAAGCTGGGCTAAAGattcaactttttaaataagcaaagttaaaaaaaaacataaaatagcgATGACTATATCTGTGAACAGTGACACCACactgcatttgtttattttgcaatGGGAAGAGGAATCATACTCCTACATATGTGTCAGACTACACTAAATTTCGGGATGTTGCGTATACTGTAGATGCCGTAGTTTTGTACGTTTCAGTCGCAGTAGAATTGTGAGACTTTCACCAGGGCACTTCTGTACAGAACGATCAAACACACCACTCCTGAAGACATGCTCAGttagtatttatttaatttttttcctttttttttaatttatttattcttagTACTATATGACAATCATGAATGAGTCACCGGTTACTTACGGTTAGTGAACATTATCGGACGAGCTTactttcttttgtaaaatatgtaattaatgttctttttgtttttgtattcatTTCAGTTTTCTGACAGGGCAAATAATAGTCACCCTCGAAAAGAATAATTTATGtaagaaagtgttttaaaaaaacagtttatactttaaataaagtctttaaaactgtgaaatctgttttttcaaaGTATATTTCGATGTACAGTGTATAGACTTACCTTTATGCAGCACAGTAGAATATTGTTGAGAATATCAAGTTTTATATTTCTAAGAGGAAGTGGCTTGTAATGTGCGAATTCTTTAGCTGGTCTTAATACTCTAGAGTTTTGTGGCACTCTAATACTCCATTATCTACAATATTTGTCcccagtttgttgtttttactttttattttgttttgtttttgttacgcAACAGATGACTTCTGTCCTAGATCCCAAAAGCAGTAGCGGTAATGGATGCCCCCCCTCACTGCGAGGGGAAATCCTACTGAATGTCATGTTGTACTAAATCAGTATTATTAAAGGATGATTCTTATACATTCACTGAAATGAGACTCCTCTGGGAAACTTATCAATAAACCATAATTGTTTACTTCACCTGAAGTTTGCTTTTAactcattttttgtctttgttggtCACTTGCGGTactctttttttgtattgtatttGTGCTTCTTTTTGCTACATTGCATTTAGGCTAAAGGTTGGTCCGGTACAGTGACCTTGAAGGGCAAATCGCATCAACAAATCCCTCAtggcaaaaacaaagttttcacTGACCCCTTCTGGCGCATTTAAATATTACAGTTTCAAATATGCTATTACTGTTTTTCAATAGCAGCTGAATTGTActctaaagtttttgttttagtatcTGAATTTTTGGGATttagaatgaaatatttcaacaaCTGAgactccaaagaaaaaaaattatccatcttcaaaatgtgttttccttaGTTATGTGTAAAAACATTGGTGCACATCTGAGTGGAATAAGATCCAAATCCGACTTGCTATGCGCAATATTCTGCAGAGGGAAAAATTTTTGTTATACCTTTTAGTTTTAAAGCATTAGCTAAACACcactaaaagatttaaaattccTCAGAGTGACACACAGACATTGGGGTAAAGTGCAAAATGAATTGGGCGCCTCAAATTCCCCTAATCCCCATCTATAAACAAGAAGTAAAACATAAAGGAATGTTGGCACAGCACAAGCTAAAGGCAAAGGGATTGAGAAAGCATCCATTTCTTTCTTTGACAAActcaaaaacatcttatttttaaTACTGTAAAGTCCTAAATTTAATTACATTCCTTTGAAAAAAGACATTCCTATTCTGCAGCCTTGATCAGACAGCGCGCGAGTCACCTGCAGCGCTGAAAATAATgcgcattttattttatttcatgtatGTTTCATATGTTTTAAAGCTGCTTTCTTTGctataattacatttttgttgttgccatATACCCTAAATGAAtgcatttgtctttatttgtgttgttttggatGAACTTACGTGTTGCATAAGGACCAAGATGCTGGTGAACACACCGAGCCATCATGATGGTGTTTCAAAATCATGTAAACAGTTTGATCAGTGATAACACAATATATAATTCTATCTCAGTGTTCCAGGGGAAAGAAATTAAGTGAAAAAATGCTTT contains:
- the tenm2 gene encoding teneurin-2 isoform X9; translated protein: MSDKYGAMHHAGNMGRNKTLSHETGPANHHSQSTLRPPLPPPHNHQTLSHQSANSLNRNTLRGGRNPIHAPAPGTGDGPTTPESVQLQDSWVLNSNVPLETRHFLFKTSSGTTPLFSSSSPGYPLTSGTVYSPPPRLLPRNTFSRSAFKLKKPSKYCSWKCAAVTAIAAAALLAVLLSYFIAINLLGLTWQLKPSDGPMLNNGLGAGLPVNSDVATLPSGGRVAFPLAPGSWAGRNSSIDSGSIEVGRRVTQEVPPGVFWRALLYLSQPQFLKFNISLGKDALFGVYIRKGLPPSHAQYDYMERLDGKEKWSVVESPRERRSIQTVVLNEAVFVQYLDAGAWHLAFYNDGRERESVSFSTNIMDSVQECPRNCHGNGECNSGVCHCFPGFHGMDCSKAACPVLCSGNGQYDKGSCVCYSGWKGPECDVPVTQCIDPLCSGHGTCTDGNCVCSIGYKGQNCAEVDCLDPTCSNNGICVNGECHCKPGWGGLHCELPRAQCPDQCHGHGAFIPDTGLCSCDPNWMGPDCSMEVCSVDCGTHGVCMGGACRCEEGWTGAACDQRVCNPLCIKHGTCKDGKCQCHQGWNGEHCTIDHGSMVDKADGCPNLCNGNGQCTMGQQSWHCECQTGWRGPGCSVAMETSCADNKDNEGDGLTDCMDPDCCIQTPCQNSPLCRGSRDPLQVIQQSPMSQPRVRSFYDRVKMLVGRDGTHIIPGENPFNSSLASLIRGQVLTTDGTPLVGVNVSFVNYPHYGYTLTRQDGMFDLIANGGASLTLRFERAPFLSQERTVWLPWSQFYAMDTLVLKTEENTIPGCDLSGFVRPDPVVIASPLSSFFSSKPGEKPIIPETQVLHEQIEVPGTSLKLNYLSSRTQGYRSLLKVTMTPAVVSMGLLKVHLMVAVEGHLFQKWFHASPNLAFTYIWDKTDAYGQRVYGLSEAVVSVGYEYESCASLILWEKRTAILQGFELDPTNLGGWSLDKHHILNTRSGILHKGSGENIFVTEQPPVITSIMGNGRRRSISCPSCNGLADGNKLLAPVALAMGTDGSLYVGDLNFVRRVYPSMNTTGILELRNKDFRHSNNPTHKYFMAVDPVSGALFISDTNSRRIYRVRSLTGGRLLSDNADVVAGTGEQCLPFDERCGDGGKATEATLMSPKGIAVDKNGLMYFVDATMIRKVDQNGIISTLLGANDLTAVRPLSCDTSMDVSQVRLEWPTDLAVNPMDNSLYVLENNVILRITENHQVSIIAGRPMHCQVPGIDYSLSKLAIHAALESATAIALSNTGILYIAETDEKKINRVRQVSTNGEISLLAGVASDCDCKNDVNCNCFYGDDGYAPDAGLNSPTSLAVSPDGTLFIADLNNIRIRAVRANRPGPAVSSVGFAGSAQYEVASPREQELYVFNGEGLHIQTVSLVTGEPLFNFTYGPDGELAMLVDNCNNTVKVRRDGLGQGGGAGLLRLVLLPENQVVTLGLDPSGGLRSVSAMGQEVALMGYSGNTGLLATKADETGWTTFYQYDSEGRLTNMTYPTGMVTSLHREIERSINIDIESSSRDDDVTVVTNLSSVEASYTVVQDQVRNSYQLCNNGTLRVMYANGMGISFHTEPHILAGSVSPTIGRRNITLPTDNGLNSIEWRLRKEQTKGKITVFGRKLRAHGRNLLSIDFDRNTRTEKIYDDHRKFTLRIMYDVQGRPAMWLPSSSLAVVNVSYSSTGQLVGLQRGSMSERTEFDSQGRILSRSFVDGKVWSYSYLDKSMVLLLQSQRQYVFEFDTSGRVTAVTMPSVARHTMFTHVSVGYIRNTYNPPESNASIIHDFSEDGRPQATQYLGTGRRVLYKYGKLAKLSEIVYDSTAVTFGYDETAGVLKMVNLQSGGFSCTIRYRKMGPLIDKQIYRFSEEGMVNARFDYTYHDNSFRIASMKPVISETPLPVDLYRYDEISGKVEHFGKFGVIYYDINQIITTAVMTLSKHFDTHGRIKEVQYEIFRSLMYWMTVQYDSMGRVVKRELKIGPYANTTQYRYDYDGDGQLTGVKVNDWSTWRYSYDLNGNLHLLNPGNSARILPLRYDLRDRITRLGDVQYRVDEDGFLSQRGSDVFDYNSKGQLMRAYNRGSGGWSVVYHYDGLGRRVSTRNSLGQHLQFFYADLNHPARVTHIFNHSSSDISSLYYDLQGHLFAMEVSSGEEYYIASDNTGTPLAVFSSNGQMIKQVQYTAYGEVYLDSNPEFQLVVGFHGGLYDALTKLVHFTQRDYDVLAGRWTSPDYSMWSKIGKDPSPFNLYMFKNNNPLSDMLDVKNYVTDVKSWLVMFGFQLSNIIPGFPRHSLYFVEPPYELQATQHCENGQLITGVQQAAERHNQAFMALEGRLLNKERRRRKDKPGHWFGISTPIIGRGVMLALKEGRVVAGVSALASDDSRKVALILNGAQYLEGTHYTQDGRDCHYFVKVGSADSDLLALGLTNGRKTLESGVNVTVSGRSRRGVTVEFAVPSLVLNVRYGLAVDVVDEEKVRLLELARQRALAGAWAKEQQRVRDGKGGSRLWTEGERQQLLTTGRVQGYDGYYVLPVEQYPELADSSNNIQFLRQNEMGKR